The Kordia sp. SMS9 genome window below encodes:
- a CDS encoding sensor histidine kinase has product MATSKKANSYIFWILQFLGWGMLISINIGAQLILGADGGIKHVYFLFEGVVFVILGVGLTSWIRLYLKRINFVENQTGKNYVKVFGIYVLVTFLFVVILISCSNLIFASIHGKPLGVSAKIVFVTSVNVSIYVFFWVLAYVAIKSIVRMRRNKIDRLQLEASLKESQLNTLKGQLNPHFMFNSLNNIRGLMLEDVDKSREMLTRLSEMLRYSLNMNKVDAIQISQELETVENYIALSKIQLEDRLHYEHDIDASLLQVKIPPMILQMLVENAIKHGIATQKNGGKIKLIITHNTKEIILQVNNTGTLKTESDSTQIGVDNISKRLELLYGEKANFTLKEVNNEVQAVIKIPVS; this is encoded by the coding sequence ATGGCAACTTCAAAAAAGGCGAACTCATACATCTTTTGGATCCTACAATTTTTAGGTTGGGGAATGCTCATCAGTATCAACATTGGAGCACAACTCATTTTGGGTGCTGACGGGGGAATTAAGCATGTCTACTTTTTATTTGAAGGTGTTGTCTTTGTAATTCTTGGAGTCGGACTCACCTCGTGGATACGTTTATATCTAAAACGGATCAATTTTGTAGAAAACCAAACTGGTAAAAACTACGTAAAAGTTTTTGGTATATATGTTTTAGTTACATTTCTATTTGTCGTAATTCTTATAAGTTGTAGCAACTTGATATTTGCCTCTATCCATGGAAAACCTTTGGGCGTTTCTGCAAAAATTGTTTTTGTAACCTCTGTAAATGTGAGTATTTATGTATTCTTTTGGGTATTAGCCTACGTAGCGATAAAATCTATAGTGCGCATGCGCCGAAACAAAATAGATCGCTTACAATTAGAAGCATCGTTGAAAGAATCGCAATTAAATACACTCAAAGGACAACTCAATCCGCACTTTATGTTCAACAGCCTCAATAACATTCGCGGATTGATGCTGGAAGATGTAGACAAATCGAGAGAAATGCTCACACGATTATCAGAAATGCTGCGGTATTCACTCAATATGAACAAAGTAGATGCCATTCAAATTTCCCAAGAATTAGAAACAGTAGAGAATTATATTGCGCTTTCCAAAATACAATTAGAAGATCGTTTACACTACGAACATGACATTGATGCATCATTATTACAAGTAAAAATTCCACCAATGATTTTACAAATGTTGGTCGAAAACGCGATCAAACACGGAATTGCAACACAAAAAAATGGAGGAAAAATAAAACTCATCATCACGCACAATACAAAAGAAATCATCTTACAAGTCAACAATACAGGAACACTAAAAACTGAGAGCGATTCAACCCAAATAGGTGTGGACAATATTTCAAAACGTTTGGAATTATTATACGGAGAAAAAGCTAACTTTACCTTAAAAGAAGTGAATAATGAAGTGCAAGCTGTTATTAAAATACCTGTAAGTTAA
- a CDS encoding metallophosphoesterase, producing MIKSLQSVGIIVLFLCFSACATFKPQYAGEKSVNPYPTNKKIKHSFYLIGDAGNSPLGEKSIALQLLEKELKKASKNSTAIFLGDNIYPAGLPKKSSEDRAFAAHQLNAQTSIVKDFKGETIFIPGNHDWYSDGLKGVKRQEKYIEDILGKNTFLPEDGCPIDKIHISKDIELILVDTQWYITNWDNHPTMNDDCEIKTRVKFLEEYSSLIKKARGKTTIVALHHPMYTNGSHGGQYTFKSHMSPVPVIGSIKNLLRTTSGVANVDIFNKRYNELRKRIITLSQENEKVIFVSGHEHSLQYILEDNLRQIISGSGAKKSGTRNVGGGQFSYGVYGFARLDVFKDGSSHVRFYSAEDNSVVFETEVVPSSIKYTKMTYPSTFPKEMSASIYTEEETQKSGFGTFLWGDRYRKQFSTKVMAPTVNLDTLFGGLKPVRKGGGNQSKSLRLEAKNGAQYVMRALRKQALQYLQAVLFKDQYIKGQFDDTSTENLILDVFTGAHPYAPFAIGTLADAVDVYHTNPVLYYVPKQNALGQYNDEFGGELYMIEEHTSEGHSAKASFGYQDELISTDDLMNEIHKDEDIFIDEASYIRARLFDMLIGDWDRHQDQWRWIEFKENGKKVYRPMPRDRDQAFSIMSDGFLLGTAVKLIPTARLLRKYDDDLVDVKGVNVEPYPLDMELIQQSDKAVWDAQVQRIQEGLTDEVIEKAFLEFPKEVRDERVEEIKQKLKARRANLQKISDRYYTLVNKFAVIKGTNKDDWFEIERLPNGKTKVTAYRIKKGKKADIFHERTYTNSETKEIWIYGLDDDDRFHVFGDGKCITRVRLIGGQNKDIYNIENGKKVKIYDYKSKESEFVTHKGSKRLTDDYETNVYDYKKLKNNTNQLIPTIGFNPDDGIQIGATNTYTNYGFERNPFTSQHTISAAYYFATNGFDLRYTAEFANVIGGLNLQVNTQFNSPNYAVNFFGFGNETPNFEADEDDGIDVDLDFNRVKIRTIKVAPALVWRGQLGGSFSAGVFYESNEVERTAGRFLEQAFPANSSVFDKQDFYGVDVKYHFKNVDNEAFPTVGMEVSLETGYKNNVSTSKGFGYVIPEFAIDHKLVASGQLVLATKLRGHLNFGDGFEFYQGASIGARQGLRGYRHERFTGKRAFLQTTDLRLNLRKIKTGLLPLNIGVFGGFDYGRVWISGDSSNTWNTSLGGGIWANAADMLSANISLFNSDDGMRFAFGIGFGF from the coding sequence ATGATAAAATCGTTACAATCCGTAGGAATTATAGTCCTTTTCCTATGTTTTAGTGCCTGCGCAACGTTCAAACCACAGTACGCAGGAGAAAAAAGTGTGAATCCATATCCAACAAATAAAAAAATAAAACACTCTTTTTATCTTATAGGTGATGCAGGAAACTCTCCTTTAGGCGAAAAATCAATTGCTTTGCAACTGCTGGAAAAAGAATTAAAAAAAGCGTCTAAAAACAGTACAGCGATCTTTTTGGGTGACAATATTTATCCAGCAGGATTGCCTAAAAAGTCAAGTGAAGACCGAGCTTTTGCAGCACATCAACTAAACGCGCAAACAAGTATTGTTAAAGATTTTAAAGGTGAAACGATCTTTATTCCAGGGAATCACGATTGGTATAGTGATGGTTTAAAAGGAGTAAAACGACAAGAAAAATACATAGAAGACATTCTTGGGAAAAATACCTTTCTGCCAGAAGACGGTTGCCCAATCGATAAAATTCACATCAGCAAAGACATTGAATTAATTTTGGTGGACACGCAATGGTATATTACCAATTGGGACAATCATCCAACGATGAATGACGATTGCGAAATTAAAACACGTGTAAAATTCTTAGAAGAATACAGTAGTTTGATCAAAAAAGCTCGTGGAAAAACAACGATTGTAGCTTTGCATCATCCAATGTACACCAATGGTTCACATGGCGGACAATACACATTTAAAAGTCACATGTCGCCAGTTCCAGTCATTGGATCCATAAAAAACCTTTTGCGAACAACTAGCGGAGTTGCCAATGTAGATATATTTAACAAACGTTACAACGAACTTAGAAAACGCATCATTACACTATCACAAGAAAATGAAAAAGTCATCTTTGTTTCGGGACACGAACACAGTTTGCAGTATATTTTAGAAGACAATTTACGTCAAATTATAAGTGGTTCAGGTGCTAAAAAATCAGGAACACGAAATGTTGGTGGCGGACAATTTTCCTATGGAGTGTATGGTTTTGCGCGTTTAGATGTCTTTAAAGATGGCTCTTCGCACGTACGTTTCTACTCGGCAGAAGACAACAGTGTCGTTTTTGAAACGGAAGTTGTGCCATCAAGTATCAAATATACCAAAATGACATATCCGTCAACTTTTCCAAAAGAAATGTCGGCGTCAATCTATACAGAAGAAGAAACACAAAAATCAGGATTTGGCACCTTTCTTTGGGGCGATCGCTATCGAAAACAATTCAGCACAAAAGTAATGGCGCCAACGGTAAATTTAGATACTCTTTTTGGCGGATTGAAACCTGTGCGGAAAGGAGGAGGAAATCAATCCAAATCCTTGCGGTTAGAAGCTAAAAATGGCGCGCAATACGTAATGCGTGCGTTGCGTAAACAAGCCTTGCAATACTTACAAGCAGTGTTATTCAAAGATCAATACATCAAAGGACAATTTGACGACACAAGTACTGAAAACTTAATCCTTGATGTCTTCACAGGCGCACATCCGTATGCACCTTTTGCGATCGGAACATTGGCAGATGCCGTTGATGTCTATCATACGAATCCTGTATTGTATTATGTACCGAAGCAAAACGCGCTCGGGCAATACAATGATGAATTTGGAGGCGAATTATACATGATTGAAGAACACACGTCTGAAGGACACAGCGCCAAAGCAAGTTTTGGATATCAAGATGAATTGATCAGTACCGACGATCTAATGAACGAAATCCACAAAGATGAAGACATTTTCATTGATGAAGCATCATACATTCGCGCACGCTTATTTGACATGTTGATTGGCGATTGGGACCGACATCAAGACCAATGGCGTTGGATAGAATTTAAAGAAAACGGTAAAAAAGTCTATCGTCCGATGCCTCGTGATCGCGATCAAGCGTTTTCTATCATGTCTGATGGTTTTCTATTAGGAACTGCTGTAAAACTCATTCCGACGGCTCGATTGCTTCGCAAATATGATGATGATTTAGTGGATGTAAAAGGTGTGAATGTAGAACCTTATCCGCTCGATATGGAACTCATTCAACAATCTGACAAAGCGGTTTGGGATGCACAAGTGCAACGCATTCAGGAAGGATTGACTGACGAAGTGATTGAAAAAGCCTTTTTAGAATTTCCAAAAGAAGTACGTGACGAACGCGTGGAAGAAATCAAACAAAAGTTAAAAGCAAGACGTGCAAATCTTCAAAAAATATCAGACAGATATTATACATTGGTCAACAAATTTGCAGTCATTAAAGGAACCAACAAAGATGATTGGTTTGAAATTGAACGTTTGCCAAATGGAAAAACAAAAGTAACAGCGTATCGCATCAAAAAAGGAAAAAAAGCAGATATATTTCACGAACGCACCTACACAAACTCAGAAACCAAAGAAATTTGGATCTATGGTTTGGACGATGATGATCGTTTTCATGTATTCGGTGATGGAAAATGCATTACCAGAGTTCGTTTGATTGGCGGACAAAATAAAGATATATATAACATTGAAAACGGTAAAAAAGTAAAAATATACGATTACAAATCAAAAGAAAGTGAATTTGTGACCCATAAAGGAAGCAAACGACTTACCGACGATTATGAAACGAATGTATACGATTACAAAAAACTAAAAAATAATACCAATCAGTTAATTCCAACCATTGGTTTCAACCCAGATGATGGTATACAAATAGGAGCAACCAACACCTATACAAACTATGGATTTGAGCGCAATCCGTTTACGTCACAACATACCATATCCGCAGCATATTACTTTGCTACGAATGGATTTGATTTGCGCTATACAGCTGAATTTGCCAATGTTATTGGAGGTTTAAACCTGCAAGTAAATACACAGTTCAACAGTCCAAACTACGCAGTTAACTTCTTTGGTTTTGGAAATGAAACACCCAACTTTGAAGCCGATGAAGATGATGGAATAGATGTCGATTTAGATTTTAACCGAGTAAAAATAAGAACCATCAAGGTTGCGCCAGCATTGGTGTGGCGTGGACAATTGGGCGGAAGTTTCTCTGCGGGAGTTTTCTATGAAAGCAATGAAGTGGAACGTACCGCAGGACGCTTTTTAGAACAAGCGTTTCCAGCAAATTCGAGTGTGTTTGACAAGCAAGATTTTTATGGAGTGGATGTAAAATACCATTTCAAAAATGTAGACAATGAAGCATTTCCAACGGTGGGTATGGAAGTGAGCTTGGAAACAGGATATAAAAACAATGTAAGCACTTCGAAAGGATTTGGATATGTAATTCCAGAATTTGCTATTGACCACAAATTAGTTGCTAGTGGACAACTAGTCTTAGCCACAAAACTTCGTGGACACTTAAATTTTGGAGACGGATTTGAATTTTATCAAGGAGCTAGTATTGGTGCCAGACAAGGTTTACGCGGATACAGACACGAGCGTTTTACAGGAAAACGTGCTTTTCTACAAACTACGGATCTTCGTCTAAATCTTCGCAAAATAAAAACAGGATTATTACCGCTAAATATTGGTGTTTTTGGCGGATTTGACTATGGTAGAGTTTGGATTAGTGGCGATTCTTCTAATACATGGAATACGTCGCTCGGAGGCGGAATTTGGGCAAATGCAGCCGATATGCTTTCTGCTAATATTTCATTATTCAACTCTGATGACGGAATGCGTTTTGCATTTGGTATTGGTTTTGGGTTTTAA
- a CDS encoding Pycsar system effector family protein, with protein sequence METLIAEVEKYVVHFLNKKVDKSYVYHNVTHTKSVVDGTKELIEGLEIEEKQANQLIIAAWFHDTGYSQGVENHEEESVQIATEFLQKHAISEEDLKAINTLILATKMGRKPTNLLEQIICDADCSHIGSKNFQDLSELLRKEIELTQNKSISEAEWLDENINFVSEKHTFHTTYASKNWQKRKGKNLAKLLQSKNKVTRDITKLKQKKAELKFKKDKIELPERGIETMFRVALRNHITLSDIADTKANILLSVNAIIISMVLSNLVSKLDNPSNDYMIIPTIIFTVFTVVSMVLSILATRPNVTKGKFNKEDVANRKVNLLFFGNFHQMKLDEFEWAMGEMMQDRDYLYGSLTKDLYFLGLVLNRKYNLLRTTYTVFMIGIVISVLSFVVAFYTRDPEAGRRTLEAATTLL encoded by the coding sequence ATGGAAACCCTTATTGCCGAAGTTGAAAAGTATGTTGTTCACTTTCTGAATAAAAAAGTAGATAAGTCGTATGTGTACCACAATGTTACGCATACAAAGTCTGTGGTAGATGGTACCAAAGAACTTATTGAAGGACTTGAGATTGAAGAAAAGCAAGCAAATCAGCTTATCATTGCTGCTTGGTTTCACGACACAGGTTATTCGCAAGGCGTTGAAAATCACGAAGAGGAAAGTGTGCAAATTGCTACTGAATTTTTACAGAAACACGCTATTTCAGAAGAAGATTTGAAAGCGATCAATACGCTTATTCTGGCAACAAAAATGGGCAGAAAACCTACAAATTTACTCGAACAAATAATTTGTGATGCCGATTGTAGTCACATAGGAAGCAAGAATTTTCAAGATTTATCCGAGTTGCTTCGCAAAGAAATTGAGCTCACACAAAACAAATCCATTTCGGAAGCTGAATGGTTGGACGAGAATATAAATTTTGTATCAGAAAAGCATACATTTCACACAACATACGCATCAAAGAATTGGCAAAAACGCAAAGGGAAAAATCTAGCAAAGCTGTTACAATCCAAAAATAAGGTGACGAGAGATATCACCAAATTAAAACAAAAGAAAGCCGAATTAAAGTTTAAAAAGGACAAAATTGAATTGCCTGAACGCGGAATTGAAACGATGTTTCGTGTTGCGCTTCGAAACCACATCACATTAAGTGACATTGCTGACACTAAAGCAAATATACTTTTATCGGTAAATGCCATTATTATTTCTATGGTGCTTTCTAATTTGGTATCTAAGCTTGATAATCCTTCCAATGATTATATGATTATCCCAACCATTATTTTTACCGTATTCACCGTAGTTTCGATGGTGCTTTCTATTTTAGCGACGCGACCAAATGTGACAAAAGGAAAATTCAACAAAGAAGATGTTGCCAATAGAAAAGTGAATTTGCTGTTTTTCGGAAATTTTCATCAAATGAAGTTGGACGAATTTGAGTGGGCAATGGGCGAAATGATGCAAGATCGCGATTATTTATACGGTTCACTCACGAAAGATTTATACTTTTTAGGACTCGTTTTAAACAGAAAATACAACTTATTACGAACAACGTACACCGTATTTATGATCGGAATCGTCATCAGTGTATTGTCGTTTGTGGTTGCTTTTTACACACGCGATCCCGAAGCTGGCAGAAGAACTTTAGAAGCTGCTACAACGTTGTTATAA
- a CDS encoding DUF6090 family protein encodes MKKKKFGNYIAYAMGEIILVVIGILIAVSLNNWNESHKEKTKLLNIYNIIHDDLENDIKEIDKIQGFYDNVQPLFNNILKDSVKALDYVYNPQYTYIMIGFPEITFNKRGYSQLTAFNTDKFQDSLPTQIIEFYIERLREIKIDDDMRAEDIKENYSHFKKNYEWWSDIISMKPNKDFIEYALKDPDYKNRIATTYFLAYKIFLPELKTFKKQANGILEEIQKRTSEAE; translated from the coding sequence TTGAAAAAGAAAAAATTTGGAAATTATATCGCGTATGCTATGGGTGAAATCATTTTAGTAGTGATTGGAATCCTAATAGCGGTTTCGTTGAACAATTGGAATGAAAGTCACAAAGAAAAAACAAAACTCTTAAACATATACAACATCATTCATGATGATTTGGAAAATGATATCAAGGAAATTGATAAAATACAAGGCTTTTATGATAATGTTCAGCCATTATTCAATAACATACTCAAAGATTCTGTAAAAGCGTTAGATTATGTATACAATCCGCAATACACTTATATCATGATCGGATTTCCAGAAATCACTTTTAACAAGCGTGGATACAGTCAACTAACAGCGTTCAATACAGACAAGTTTCAAGACAGTTTACCCACACAAATTATAGAATTTTATATAGAACGCTTGCGCGAAATAAAAATTGATGATGACATGCGTGCGGAAGATATCAAAGAAAATTATTCGCATTTTAAGAAAAACTACGAATGGTGGTCAGACATAATTTCCATGAAACCCAACAAAGATTTCATTGAATACGCCTTAAAGGATCCTGATTACAAAAACAGAATCGCTACAACCTATTTTCTAGCTTACAAAATATTTTTGCCAGAACTGAAAACCTTCAAAAAACAGGCAAATGGCATCTTAGAAGAAATCCAAAAACGAACCAGCGAAGCAGAATGA
- a CDS encoding S9 family peptidase, producing MQSFIKLVFKLAFLLGTLVASAQDVSGTWKGALSIQGMELPIVFNISQTDDGYTTTLDSPKQNAYDMPTDKTTFAENKLTITYAQIGMEYNATYEDGAFKGTFNQNGQTFPLELKKGKKEPKKIKPQEPKKPYPYAVEEVTFINESAGDIKFSGTLTIPANVKNPSVAILITGSGPQNRDEELLGHKPFLVLADHLTRQGIAVLRYDDRGTAKSEGDFSSATSFDFASDVEAAMAYLQTRKDVVNVTKIGLIGHSEGGLIAPIVAARNKNVAFCVLLAGPGVDGQKVLLTQGKRAAELEGYPANDIAASQEASAKIYKISANYQGEASKKEMIAILEDLKTKITSEKGKAELTDATIKKQVEVFTAPWMRTFLGYDPQVSLVKVNCPVLAINGEKDFQVLPKLNLDAIKKGLQHNKDVTIKEFKNLNHLFQTSETGALSEYADIEETFAPVALHFVSEWINARF from the coding sequence ATGCAATCATTTATCAAACTCGTATTCAAACTTGCTTTCTTGCTTGGAACGCTTGTTGCTTCGGCGCAAGATGTTTCAGGAACTTGGAAAGGAGCGTTAAGCATTCAAGGAATGGAACTTCCAATTGTGTTTAACATTTCTCAAACAGATGATGGATATACCACAACCTTAGACAGTCCAAAGCAAAACGCTTATGACATGCCTACAGACAAAACCACATTCGCAGAAAACAAACTAACCATTACCTACGCTCAAATTGGTATGGAATACAATGCAACGTATGAAGATGGAGCGTTCAAGGGGACTTTCAACCAAAATGGACAAACATTTCCATTAGAATTAAAAAAAGGAAAAAAAGAACCAAAAAAAATAAAACCACAAGAACCTAAAAAACCTTATCCGTATGCTGTTGAAGAGGTAACTTTTATCAACGAAAGTGCAGGAGACATCAAATTTTCAGGAACCTTAACCATTCCTGCAAACGTGAAAAATCCATCAGTAGCCATCTTAATTACAGGTTCAGGACCACAAAATCGCGATGAAGAATTGTTAGGACACAAACCATTTTTAGTATTGGCAGATCATTTAACACGACAAGGAATTGCGGTATTGCGTTATGACGATCGTGGAACAGCAAAATCTGAAGGTGATTTTTCATCAGCTACTTCGTTTGATTTTGCTTCAGATGTAGAAGCAGCCATGGCATATTTACAAACACGAAAAGATGTTGTAAACGTAACTAAAATTGGCTTAATTGGTCACAGTGAAGGCGGATTAATCGCACCAATTGTTGCCGCAAGAAATAAAAATGTAGCATTCTGTGTATTACTCGCAGGTCCAGGCGTAGACGGACAAAAAGTATTGCTAACACAAGGAAAACGAGCTGCCGAATTGGAAGGCTATCCTGCAAATGATATTGCTGCTTCGCAAGAAGCTTCTGCAAAAATTTATAAAATAAGTGCAAATTATCAAGGCGAAGCATCCAAAAAGGAAATGATAGCGATATTGGAAGATTTAAAAACAAAAATCACTTCCGAAAAAGGAAAAGCAGAATTAACCGATGCTACCATCAAAAAACAAGTAGAAGTATTTACTGCCCCATGGATGCGTACATTTTTAGGCTACGATCCGCAAGTATCATTAGTAAAAGTAAACTGTCCAGTATTGGCAATAAACGGAGAAAAGGACTTTCAAGTATTGCCAAAATTAAATTTAGACGCAATTAAAAAAGGATTGCAACACAATAAAGACGTAACTATTAAAGAATTTAAGAACCTAAACCACCTATTTCAAACCTCAGAAACAGGCGCATTAAGTGAATATGCAGATATTGAAGAAACATTTGCGCCTGTTGCGTTACACTTTGTTTCAGAGTGGATCAACGCAAGATTCTAA
- a CDS encoding LytTR family DNA-binding domain-containing protein, producing MENITAIIVEDSRLARNELKELLKKHPHIELLGEAENVDKAYELINQKQPQVLFLDINMPEKNGFELLEMLDNVPLTIFTTAYDEYAIKSFEYNAFDYLLKPINQNRFSKTIEKVIATIEKEATEDKPFDLHRQIFIKDGEDCWLIRISEIAVFEIVGNYTRVYFEDKKPLIYKSLNQIEAKLPEETFFRANRQQIINLTHVDKVTPWFNGKLKVTMKNSKQEIEISRRQSYKFKDVLGF from the coding sequence ATGGAAAACATCACAGCAATCATAGTAGAAGACTCTCGCTTAGCGCGGAATGAACTCAAGGAACTCTTAAAAAAACATCCACACATTGAGTTGCTTGGAGAAGCTGAAAATGTAGACAAAGCGTACGAACTCATCAATCAAAAACAACCGCAAGTTTTATTCTTGGATATCAATATGCCAGAAAAAAATGGTTTTGAATTGTTGGAAATGTTGGACAATGTTCCGTTGACAATCTTCACCACAGCATATGACGAATATGCCATAAAATCCTTTGAATACAATGCATTCGATTACTTACTAAAACCCATCAATCAAAACCGATTTTCCAAAACAATTGAAAAAGTAATTGCCACCATTGAAAAAGAAGCCACCGAAGACAAGCCGTTTGACTTGCATCGACAAATCTTCATCAAAGATGGCGAAGATTGTTGGCTCATTCGCATTTCAGAAATTGCAGTGTTCGAAATCGTCGGAAACTATACACGTGTGTATTTTGAAGATAAAAAACCATTAATCTACAAATCGCTCAATCAAATAGAAGCCAAATTGCCTGAAGAAACCTTTTTCAGAGCCAATCGACAGCAAATCATCAATCTAACTCATGTGGATAAAGTCACGCCGTGGTTCAATGGAAAACTAAAAGTCACCATGAAAAATTCCAAACAAGAAATAGAAATTTCACGCCGACAATCGTATAAATTTAAAGATGTATTAGGGTTTTAA